In one window of Streptomyces griseus subsp. griseus DNA:
- a CDS encoding MarR family winged helix-turn-helix transcriptional regulator, which yields MPKPLSLPFDPIARAEELWHQRWGPVPSMGAITSIMRAQQILLAEVDAVVKPYGLTFARYEALVLLTFSKAGELPMSKIGERLMVHPTSVTNTVDRLVKSGLVSKRPNPNDGRGTLASITDKGREVVESATEELMAMDFGLGVYDAEECAEIFAMLRPLRVAAQDFDEG from the coding sequence GTGCCGAAGCCGCTCAGCCTTCCTTTCGATCCCATCGCCCGTGCCGAGGAACTCTGGCATCAGCGCTGGGGGCCCGTGCCCTCCATGGGGGCGATCACCTCGATCATGCGGGCGCAGCAGATCCTGCTCGCGGAGGTGGACGCGGTCGTCAAGCCGTACGGTCTGACCTTCGCGCGGTACGAGGCCTTGGTGCTGCTCACCTTCTCCAAGGCGGGCGAGCTGCCGATGTCCAAGATCGGCGAGCGGCTGATGGTGCACCCCACATCGGTCACCAACACCGTGGACCGGCTGGTGAAGTCCGGTCTGGTCAGCAAGCGCCCCAACCCCAACGACGGGCGCGGCACGCTCGCCTCCATCACCGACAAGGGCCGCGAGGTCGTCGAGTCGGCCACCGAGGAGCTGATGGCGATGGACTTCGGGCTCGGGGTGTACGACGCCGAGGAGTGCGCGGAGATCTTCGCGATGCTCCGGCCGCTGCGGGTGGCGGCGCAGGACTTCGACGAGGGGTGA
- a CDS encoding DUF3817 domain-containing protein, translating to MKQNVLTRYRVMAYVTAVWLLVFTVAIIAKYGFDSGDTMVISQIHGVLFIVYVIFAFDLGSKAKWPFGKLLWVLAAGCIPFASFFVEPKVSREAQALIAKPAAEPAKA from the coding sequence ATGAAACAGAACGTGCTCACCCGCTACCGGGTGATGGCTTACGTCACCGCCGTCTGGCTGCTCGTCTTCACGGTGGCGATCATCGCGAAGTACGGGTTCGACAGCGGCGACACCATGGTGATCTCCCAGATCCACGGCGTGCTGTTCATCGTCTACGTCATCTTCGCCTTCGACCTCGGCTCCAAGGCGAAGTGGCCCTTCGGCAAGCTTCTGTGGGTGTTGGCGGCCGGCTGTATCCCCTTCGCCTCCTTCTTCGTGGAGCCGAAGGTCAGCCGGGAGGCCCAGGCGCTGATCGCCAAGCCCGCCGCGGAGCCCGCGAAAGCCTGA